In the Melanotaenia boesemani isolate fMelBoe1 chromosome 14, fMelBoe1.pri, whole genome shotgun sequence genome, CATGGATTGAAAAGAGCTGCTTTACTGGTTGTTAGAAGTATGAGGCTGATATTTGTGCTCAGATTCATCAGAACGGATGCGTACGTTCGAGCCATGACAGAGAACAGAGTCGTCATCACTGAGTTTGGCACCACAGCCTATCCAGACCCCTGCAAAAACATCTTCTCCAGGTAACCCCAAACATGAGTTTTCAGCTATTGTTCAATATTACTGCAGTTTAGTCGTTGGCTAGATACTGTAGGGGCTCAATATCTGACCGGCTTATACTTTCAGATGTGATTTACGTCATGTTTAGGCACGTATAGCAAAGTGGACATGATTAGCTCTCTTGCTTAGATAAGACCAGAAAAGGTTCAGCCTTTTCAACGGCTATTTGCCAGATTGCACACAaacttttccttgttttgtccATTTCATAGCGTTTGTTTTCCACACTTCTCTTGTATATATAACCAGGTTCtataaattttaaacatttacttaatGAATTTATAATTGTGATGGATTGTTTGCACTGACTGGTTCCAGCATTTTtcatgtgaatatttatttaaagagacTTTCTGGATAAAACATGTTTAGGTTGTCAGATATGTCACCTGAAAACAGCTGATCGACCTGATGGTAAAGTGAAACTGTAGAAATTATGACAGTTTACTGATGTATTGAGGATTTCAGATGTTCCTGTGAGCATCCTGAATCATTATGTTGTTTTCCTTGCTCTTATCTCTTTAGGTTTTTTACTTACTTCAGAGGCATTGAGGTGACTGATAACTGTTTGGTGAACATTTATCCGATTGGAGAAGACTTCTACGCTGTCACTGAAACCAATTACATCACCAAGGTTGATCCTGATTCCCTTGAGACGTTAAAGAAGGTGGGAGCTGATTATAATTGATTGTCAAGgaattcttgttttttgtttgtttgtttttgtagtttcaGGGTTTCTAGACTCAATTAACTTATAAAAAGTGATAGTTGGGCATTTTGACATGACTGAAACAATCTAGCTATGGAAAATTTGAGATTTTATCATCTTGGCATATTATTGCATCAGGTGGATCTATGCAAATACGTCTCAGTGAATGGGGTGACGGCCCACCCACACATTGAAGCAGATGGTACAGTCTATAATGTCGGTAACTGCTTTGGCAAGAACATGAGTCTGGCTTACAACATTGTCAAGATTCCACCTGCACAGAAAGGTGAGTAAGGACCAGAACAAGCTTGTTCTACACCTGCATACGTACAGCAGCAGCATTATAACTGTTCCATATCTACAACCAGATTCATTTGCAAGAAAATTATATGCTATCTTTGGACTTTGTTCTTTTAacttaatcttttaaaatcGGATGTTCcagaataaaagaaattgtGCCAAATTTTAGAGATCTTTAAAGTGTCCGAACTGGAATCGTTCTAATTTACTTCTGCTTCACGTTATCAGAGTTGGCCTATGCAGACATAATGTTCATATATTGCACTAATTTGGAAGTAATTTAGACTCACAGCTATATCATTCCAAAGGGACATTCATAGTCATCCTTTTTTTAGGTGAGCCTAAAACTTTTTGCATACATGCTTTGTGCTATCATAATTTATTCTTCTCCAGTAACACAATGCTTATATTCTCACATCTTAAAAAACCTCTCAAAGGTTTCCTTTACTATGAGTGAAAAAGTTGTTCTAATaaaccttgtggttgcagaaaaatactcatttcattatggttATTAAATTATCTAGAAGAAGCCTAAAAAATAGGTCGGGGCTCAACTGTTTAAATAacataatgcatttttaacttgTGGGCTTTTGActgttttaacatctgaacTTTAAAGTGGCTGGCtacaataaatgtaataaaagataagaaaaatctCAATAGAAGACTGGAAACGTGTCATTTCAAACAGACTCAAATATTTTTTgtcttatattttatatttgagttTACAAGGAGAACAATTTCTACATCATGTGGCCTGTTTGGaagctgatttaaaaagaaaagaaaaacatgaagactACAAAACCATCCAAAATAACCAAAAAGGAGAGAAACTACTAAAAAGATGTATTTGTGTGTCTCCAGATAAGTCAGACCCCATAGAGGAATCCCAAGTTGTGGTTCAGCTACCGAGCAGTGAGCGGCTGAAACCCTCCTACATGCACAGGTACACAGTATGTCAATATACTGAATATTatgataaaattataataaagcaCAGCAGTATTTCTCCCTCCTTCTTTATCtctaacattaaaacaaatctctGTCGCTTTGTTTGCTTCTGTAGTTTTGGGATGACAGagaattattttgtatttgtggaGCAGCCGGTGAAGATCAACCTGCTGAAGTTCCTGTCAGCTTGGAGCATCAGAGGAGCCACGTACATGGACTGCTTTGAATCCAATGACACTATGGGGGTAGGCAGGGACAGAGGATGGGCAGAGGTTGAAATCTGGAAGCTCTTTTGTGTTCTGGGTTTGCCATTCAATCATTCACTGCACAAACACGAGCACTATCAGCACTCAACACATTCATtatgcgtgtttgtgtgtttctgtgtgtgatgAAGACATGGTTCCACTTGGCCACGAAGAACCCAGCAGAGTATATGAGCAGCCACAAGTTCAGAACATCAGCTTTCAACCTCTTTCATCACATCAACACCTATGAAGACCAGGGATTCGTCGTGGTGGACCTCTGCACGTGGAAGGGGTGATTGTAAAgccctgtgtgtgtatgtgtgtgtgctgaaatgtttaatgtatgtttcATGCTAATGTGTCTCTTGCTTTGCAGACATGAATTTGTGTATAACTACCTGTACCTGGCCAATTTGAAGGAGGAGTGGGAGGAGGTGAAGAGAGCAGCAATGAGAGCTCCTCAGCCTGAAGTCCGACGATACGTTCTGCCGCTGGACATCCACAGAGTGAGCCAACACACACGCTGCCAGCTTGGACTGTCCCTCACTAATGTGTGTGTTATCACGTCAAGAAGGATCTTTATCCTGGTCAACATGAAGGATGCTGGAGGAACAGCATCACTTAAATGGCTATTAACATGCACAAGAAAAGGAATTACAATATTATGAAAATATAATTAGAACTACATAGTTTCTATCTCAGATGGGACTTCTTGAAAAAAGGATTAAAGTACTTGTTTTAtatgttatttaaatgttataaataaaacctGGTAATCACTGAAACatcaaactgagggttttatgaCACTTTCTGTTCTATTTGCATTTGTCTCATGTCACTTCTACTCAATCAGGAGTTCCCAATtaaaattttcctttaaaaaaaagaacaaataagacATTTATATAATATCATGggtgtttttttatgtccagGAGGAGCAGGGCAAGAATCTGGTGTCACTTCCCTACACCACAGCAACTGCTGTTCTTCACAGCGATGGCACCATCTGGCTTGAACCCGAAGTCCTGTTTTCTGGACCAAGACAGGGtaacacatgcacgcacacacacacacacacacacacacacacacacacacacacacacacacacacacacacacacacacacacagttcaaTCACATCATGTCACACAtgcatttataataataataacctttCTTTAACCAGATAAGATAATGGCATCAGTccattttaatgacaaaaaatagCACTGCCTTTGAAATTTCCTTTATGTACTGCATACTActgtatatttattaaaatgtcaaCTATCAAGTTTCAGGTCAGATGACTATTTGTACCTGTAGTTAGATTAGTTTTGTAGTCAGACAGATAATGACATCAATTACGacacaaaacatacagcaaaaataaaatataaaaatgcccATCTActtttagctgtgttgctcagtCTATAGAAGCACAATGCTCACAAGTTATACCTCGTTATAGAGGTGAGTAATCAGGCTTTTGCTTAATACAAAACcagttggtattattaaaggggacTAAATGAAAATTTCAGTACTTTTACACTAATGTGCTTGCTTTCATGTATCACTGCTCATGTCTGTCTCAGCCTTTGAGTTTCCACAGATCAACTACTCTCGGTGCTGCGGGAAGAAGTACTCCTTCGCCTATGGCcttggactgaaccatttcatcCCTGACAGGGTAGGAGCACTTTCATTATTCCTAGTGGGAGATGAAGGCCGACTCAGGGCTTGCACGTTAACAGGCCTCCGTCAGTGCACCTTCCTTTGTCAGCAGCTGCTGGTTTTTCTGTAGATCATCAAGCTGAATGTGCAGACCAAAGAGACCTGGGTGTGGCAGGAGGAAGAGTGTTACCCATCAGAGCCGCTGTTTGTACCAACACCTGGAGCCACAGAGGAGGATGATGGTAGGATCCTAgcttttttgaaaaaaactaagaaaCCCCATCATAGCTTCAAAAGCTTGCAAAACCACCTTTAGGAACAACTTAAAGTAACTTCTTTCATACAATGTTAGGTCATTGTTAATTCTTTGGTTTATTGTGATAATTGTCTAGTTGTATGACCTTTATTAGGCCAAGTTTTAGCTGAGAGATGGCGTGACATATGACTAGAATATTTTGGTGAAGTCGACTCAGTGATGCCAAGATgtgcctcatacacaggctatgaggacacatatgactgttagaaaaccttaagaaagtgaattttgcataatatgggacctttaaagccCCACTTCTAAATTTTGGCAAATATTTTTCTCACCTTGGTGCCACTTAAAAATTGTTAATTCAGCATCCTTCTtccatcctgtctcttctctgagctctctccagccagtaaaggTCAGTTTGAAGTTGCCTTGTCTTCTCACCTGCTGtcactttttcctctttctttacaTTGCTTCTTCCAAAAATTTTCTCTTGCCTTTACTTGATggatcagccatggtgcactttcaaaatggccagtgtggtGCTATAAAGCAAAATGCCCTGGGCTTGAAGAATAAGTTGTGAAGTGCTGTTTCTCAACCTCAGGATGCTAGAAGGCAATGATGGccccaggaatgtgcataatgaatgtcagtttGCCATCAAAatagttttaaggtcagaaacttaTGTAGCagtgcttttaaaaaaacaaatcaactaCATGTCTGATCTTAAATATATCTGTGGTGGGACTCCTCACAGAATcactccctctgtctgtcttctgcaGGTGTGTTGCTGAGCATTGTGGTGAAACCAGGTGCAGAAAGACCAGGATTCCTGCTGGTCTTGGACGCTACAAACCTAAAGGAGCTTGCCAGGGCCACGGTGAACATCATCATCCCTGTCACTTTTCATGGGATGTACAAACCATGATCCCAAACCTATCGTCCTAAACACTCCGGTCTCTTCCTGTTTCTTACGAGCTAAAGAAATAGTTTGTAGCAATATAGCTGCTAAGAACCCGAGAGTATATTATAAAAATTTGATTGAGTGGCTAAATAATATGTTAAAAGTAGTTTCTATAGCCCCCAGGTTAATTGTAATAAAAAGTTGACCACTATCTTGCAGCTGGGGGTTAGAAGCATCAATGTGTacaaaaacatgttctgttttataaacaaaaagGCTTAGAACTGAAATGACCAAATACAAACTGTATTTtgctaaatatattttaaacagttttatgcaaataaaaactcattATATTGACCATATCAGAGTTCTAACTACTTCTTATAGTGGGCTTGTTTTGACTGAGGATTCAGTACTTCATCAGAAAATGAGACATGATAATCCCGGCAGTTGTGACAGAAATTCAGAGTAAATTAAAGGTTACGTATTTGCTGGTATGTTAGCTAAGCAACTTGATATGAACGTAATATCCAAGTCTGCAAGTCTTCGCTGGTGTTGTTGGGGGCTTTTTGTCTCCTAGTTCTAAATTTATCAAGTaatacagctttttaaaaaattttatagCATTTCTAAATTATTTCTCAGTTTACGGGTTTGAATATCattaaacacaatatttaaatTCAGACTCCATTTAAATATCTTcagtttaaaatttttacttttcttgtttgaacatattaaaagaaagaaataacttATGACATATtgataatttctttaaataattttatataaaactacttttattcttctttcttAAATGAATGTTAGAAGActttggtttaataaaaaacTTTATATGTTCACTTTTATGGCACTGAAACGGTTTCAATTCAGAACTCAAAGTGGTGAATGAGATTACTAGTTCTTGGTAATGCTGCAACTAAAACACACCAATTTGGCAATTTAAAATATCTTCTTTTATacaaatgaacaataaaacaattactttACATTCATGATTACTGAATTACAACTTTTGTGTTGGAGCTTCGCTGAGATACTttgatatctttaaaaaaaaatgcagacagaACCTTCCAGAAGTGGTTTAAGGCTGTAAGAGATCAATAAACTGCAGTTAATACAGcccaaaatgatttaaaatgcacatttttcagATTACAAAAATCATCAGGACAGAAACTTCTGCACTTTTATGCAAGAACAGGAGGAAAACCACAAACCTGAAGAGGCACTTTTCCAGGATTTTCTCCTTGGTGTTTAGATTAAAGTCCTACATGTACAGTAAATATGataatctggataaaaatgcacaaagtggTAAACATGCCAGTagatattttaaatatctgACCTCTATATGAGTGCTAGTCATTATCTCAGATCCCCTGATGTTTCTGTacaaaaatgacagattaaatGATGACATTAGTGGATTAGACAGCTGTATAACAGTCATGATTTCTAATTAACTCCCAGTCAAACTGAAAACTTGCTTTATGTTAAGTCCAAAAAGCAGAAACCTAAACTAAGTCAATAAAGGAGAGTCCAGAAGGAGAGACGTCTCTACATGCGTAGAGGAGCTGATTGTAGTTTCTCTGTAGAAAGCTGATAATGTTGCTGTTTGATGATATTCAGGGCGTCTCTAAgaacctgcagaggaaaacatcaacaaaagCTACGTTAATGGGAACAGAGTGTGCCCTAAAAGAAACCAGtaacaaaaaaactattaatttaACCTTTCTGGTGTCCTGTGGCAGGATGACGCCATCGTCCCACATCCTgccagaggaaaagaaagctgAACTTTCTTCTTTCAACCTCTTGTTCAGCTTCTCCTCCTGCTTTTGCTGCTCTTCCTCCAGCTCATCATCAGGGACAAGCAGAGAGCCAGCGTGACCCGGAGCCGTCACTGATACTCGAGCGTTGGGCCACAGGAACAGGAAATTAGGGTCAAACGCCCGTCCACACTGGAGACAACCAGGGAAAAAGACACTAAATTTAATCCCATATATTGTTTAAGAAGTTTGTGTAAACTGTACAAAAAAGATGCAGAAAGTCTTTGTCCCACTTTCTAAAGTTAAATCAGACTAAATTTCTGTTTTAGgtcagtaaaaattaaatagatttatCCGGGGAAAATGGAAAATGCAAAGAAAGGTTTATTTACAACTCTGTGGACTTGTGGAGTCACTCACCATAGCATAGCTGTCAGCACCATGGCAACCACCAATCACCACAGTGATTTTTGGAACGGAGGCACACGCCACTGCGGACATCATTGAACCCTGAGCCTTCAGACGGTTACTGTTTATTTCTGCCTGGAAGATCGACACAAACAATACTGACGTGAAATCTTATCTTCATTTAacttataaattatataatcCACATTTGAGGattatataacattttttcccccacatttTGAAATGTAAACAATCATTCAACCAGACCTGGAcattgtgtgagtgtgttgttttgtgattAAATACCTGAGATGTGGACAGTGTCATTGCTGCTGCAGGTGCTGTGTTCTGGAGGAAGACGAGCGGGACATCTCTCTGGTCACACAGCTGGACAAAATGGCTTCCTTTCAGTGCCGCTTCATATGACAGCATGCCATTATTGGCTACTATTCCCACTAAATGgctaaaaaatacaaaacaacagatcctgaataaaaaaacacaagtaataACACCATACACAAACAATTAAACAGGCAAAAAGCCCATTATATTACAGGTAGATTGGTTCAGGAAGCAGAGGTTACAAATCATGTGGTAGACAGGCTCTGGTCAGTTTGTTTTGGTAATTTATGTGACTCTACTAATCTGATTATGCTAATCTCTCTGGGATGAGGGGAAAAACATCACAGTAGTTAGAAGCAGGGTACCGGTCCATCACAGAGtacaacacagagagacaatcACTCATGCTTACACTCACTCTtaaggagaatttagaaacaccaatGAACCTAACAcacatgtttttggactgtgggaggaagccgcaTGCACAGCAAGAACTTGCAAACTGCACACAGGTTCGAAccaggaacatttttctgtgaGGTAACGGCGTTAACCACCACATCCAAGGTGATATGTAGGAAAAAGATGGCTGTGACTATTCATACATGTCAAAATATTtgcagtatttattttataataaaatttgTAATGAAACACTAAGCAGTAATCAGTCATGTGCGTAAAATATTTGTATGTCAGAACTTATGACCATTACGTGTTGCTATAAACCCCTTtgagaattgtttttttttattttacaaggcATAAAAAGTGAATACTGAAATATTATATCTatatagcacacacacactcatacattgtgtatgtacacacatatatacatatatatatatatatatatatatatatatatatatatatgccatCAAAAATACATGAAACCAATCTAGCAGCATCACTGCACAAAGttctttataataaaatataaatataaatgtatttgcttgcttgtaaatgtgaaaaaaaaaaaactgccataaaaCACTCTGGTGGGCGTAAACGAGgccaattatttatttatgaagtgATCACTTGTGTTTGGAAGACTGCGTGTGGCCATTCTGAAACAAGACTTTGTGTCATTGAAGTGAGCACCACTACTGTCAGGGTGTTTTTTTCATGCATAACACCAGGCTTGAAACCACTAAAGGGAAAACACTGcaaattaaaatgtgaattaaTAACAAATGTGAAAAGCAGAGACATTCAGCaacccttttgtttgttttgatacATCTAATTCTTTACACCTCATCTCTAAAACCCACATTTCCTATTATTACACAGCTAACAAGTGTTAGCATAGCAGTTACCATGAGTGGTTTTGTCCGTGTATTTGGATATTTTACCCATGTATCTTTGCAAAGCCAGTAACCAGCGTAGTTCCATAACGAGCTTTAAACTCCTGGAAGCGGCTCCCGTCTGTCAGTCGATTGATTATCTGGacacacaaaagacaaaacaa is a window encoding:
- the LOC121653436 gene encoding retinal Mueller cells isomerohydrolase-like: MVSRVEHPAAGYKKIFETVEELNEPITTQVTGVIPSWLGGSLLRMGPGLFEVGDEPFNHLFDGQALMHKFDLKNGQVTYYRRFIRTDAYVRAMTENRVVITEFGTTAYPDPCKNIFSRFFTYFRGIEVTDNCLVNIYPIGEDFYAVTETNYITKVDPDSLETLKKVDLCKYVSVNGVTAHPHIEADGTVYNVGNCFGKNMSLAYNIVKIPPAQKDKSDPIEESQVVVQLPSSERLKPSYMHSFGMTENYFVFVEQPVKINLLKFLSAWSIRGATYMDCFESNDTMGTWFHLATKNPAEYMSSHKFRTSAFNLFHHINTYEDQGFVVVDLCTWKGHEFVYNYLYLANLKEEWEEVKRAAMRAPQPEVRRYVLPLDIHREEQGKNLVSLPYTTATAVLHSDGTIWLEPEVLFSGPRQAFEFPQINYSRCCGKKYSFAYGLGLNHFIPDRIIKLNVQTKETWVWQEEECYPSEPLFVPTPGATEEDDGVLLSIVVKPGAERPGFLLVLDATNLKELARATVNIIIPVTFHGMYKP